A genomic segment from Methanobrevibacter boviskoreani JH1 encodes:
- a CDS encoding ATP-grasp domain-containing protein, whose product MSYDLSSVNENSILVFEYYTSTGLDDLCISSEAAALVSGLVDDLKDEDVYFLLSKKYSYLADGKDANIIVLDEDKSDNALEDFLIENVRKFKKSIFIASEEENNLYDLTKFLEDNDVKLYVSNAESTGICSDKFKMYQALKSDAIQPFTYKITLDSDIFWKKPILFNLKSYNMDKENYEYGLDDELIDNLEIKNKFIAKPINGVDCEDIKIIESREDIDDLENVFAEGSDVLIQEYIEGEVLSVSLISDGVDAIPVSLNKQFVTISKDKQQYLGGQVLYNHPALNQIFDSAVEAVKAIEGLKGFIGVDLIANKKDNGKFEVYIIEINSRFTTPYVGLRQALDMNIGQTIIDLIDGKISIEDIKDIPVKYPVKFYKKDGLLKLEKA is encoded by the coding sequence ATGTCTTATGATTTAAGTTCTGTAAATGAAAACTCTATATTGGTATTTGAATATTATACCTCTACAGGTTTAGATGATTTATGTATTAGTTCCGAAGCGGCGGCACTTGTAAGTGGATTGGTTGACGATTTAAAAGATGAGGATGTATACTTTCTTTTAAGTAAAAAGTATTCCTATCTTGCAGATGGTAAGGATGCAAATATAATTGTCCTTGATGAGGATAAATCCGATAACGCTTTAGAGGATTTTCTAATAGAAAATGTCCGTAAATTTAAGAAATCCATATTTATAGCATCTGAGGAAGAGAACAATCTTTATGATTTAACAAAATTCCTAGAGGATAATGATGTAAAGCTTTATGTGTCCAATGCAGAGTCAACAGGTATATGCTCAGATAAATTCAAAATGTATCAAGCATTAAAATCCGATGCAATTCAGCCATTTACCTATAAAATCACTTTGGATTCTGATATATTCTGGAAAAAACCAATATTGTTCAATCTTAAATCTTATAATATGGATAAGGAAAATTATGAATACGGTCTGGATGATGAGTTGATAGACAATCTGGAAATTAAAAATAAATTCATTGCAAAACCTATAAATGGTGTGGACTGTGAGGATATCAAGATCATCGAGTCAAGGGAAGATATTGATGATTTGGAAAACGTCTTTGCGGAAGGCAGTGATGTTCTAATCCAGGAATATATTGAAGGTGAGGTATTAAGTGTGAGCCTTATAAGTGACGGTGTTGATGCTATACCAGTAAGCCTAAATAAACAATTTGTAACCATATCAAAGGATAAACAACAATATCTTGGTGGCCAGGTTCTATATAATCATCCTGCTTTAAATCAGATATTTGACTCAGCCGTTGAAGCTGTTAAGGCTATTGAAGGACTTAAAGGTTTTATTGGTGTAGACTTAATTGCCAATAAAAAGGATAATGGTAAATTTGAAGTCTATATTATTGAGATAAATTCAAGATTTACAACACCTTATGTAGGCTTAAGACAAGCTTTGGATATGAATATTGGTCAAACCATTATAGATTTAATAGACGGTAAAATATCTATTGAAGATATTAAGGATATACCTGTTAAATATCCCGTTAAATTCTATAAAAAGGATGGACTATTGAAGCTTGAAAAGGCTTAA
- a CDS encoding helix-turn-helix domain-containing protein, with amino-acid sequence MGEKLGERLEKLRKLNNLTQEQISNYLDLDQSNYSKIEKGKRNLNVSSLDKVCLLYDCSPEYLLGESDVYNPQKIAFRLDKKDYDLNVVSKINETMKYLNLLEELNDGE; translated from the coding sequence ATGGGTGAAAAACTTGGTGAAAGACTTGAAAAATTAAGGAAACTTAATAATTTAACTCAGGAACAAATAAGTAATTATCTTGATTTGGATCAAAGTAATTACTCAAAGATTGAAAAGGGCAAAAGAAATTTAAATGTAAGTTCCTTGGATAAGGTATGTTTGTTATATGATTGTTCTCCAGAGTATCTTTTAGGTGAATCTGATGTGTATAATCCTCAGAAAATAGCATTTCGACTTGATAAAAAGGATTATGATTTAAATGTTGTAAGTAAAATTAATGAGACAATGAAGTACTTAAACTTATTAGAGGAATTAAATGATGGGGAATAA
- a CDS encoding CDP-2,3-bis-(O-geranylgeranyl)-sn-glycerol synthase, producing the protein MNIDFFYIGILCVVSIYFMLPAYLSNISGLIFGGGTPLDFGHKTKDGHDIIGKGCTWRGLIAGTIIGTIVGGLQGIYTPTLIQLSYGIIPLITYNGLYQGLLIGFLLGLGALLGDASGSFIKRRINIQQGEPAPILDQLDFVFGALIISAFAIRLDWQVIITICILTLFLHLFTNMIAYLIGAKDVWY; encoded by the coding sequence ATGAACATTGATTTTTTTTATATTGGTATCTTATGTGTAGTTTCAATTTATTTTATGTTACCTGCATACCTATCCAATATTAGTGGCCTTATATTTGGGGGAGGTACACCATTAGATTTTGGTCATAAAACCAAAGACGGACATGACATAATTGGTAAAGGATGTACCTGGAGAGGACTAATAGCAGGTACTATTATCGGAACTATTGTAGGTGGTCTTCAGGGAATTTACACGCCAACACTTATCCAATTATCCTATGGAATTATCCCTTTGATTACATATAACGGACTATATCAAGGTTTACTTATTGGATTCTTACTTGGCCTAGGGGCTTTGCTTGGTGATGCCAGTGGAAGTTTCATTAAAAGAAGAATCAACATACAACAAGGCGAACCTGCACCAATACTTGATCAGCTAGATTTCGTATTTGGAGCATTAATTATATCTGCATTTGCAATAAGACTTGATTGGCAGGTTATAATTACAATATGTATTTTAACTTTATTCCTACACCTATTCACCAATATGATAGCATATTTAATTGGTGCAAAAGATGTGTGGTATTAA
- a CDS encoding hydantoinase/oxoprolinase family protein produces the protein MKIAGFDIGGANTDLAIVDFDNNGEIKNIETDFSFLPMWSENDTLEDVLKELIENICPLDELDGVGISMTAELVDAYNTKKDGILDVAGKCENVFDVPLGYITLDGVKSPEDLRKDPLKAAAANWIATAPIASKIADDCIFVDTGSTTTDIIPVKNGKECAKGRSDMERLGTGELVYTGTLRTNLCAFLDKVPLEKDGETIEYRVGSELFAETADIYMVLGLINQDDYVCNTNDGKGKSIIECERRIARVLCADLDMLSEDDIKQLSENIHQAQIKQVAGAIGEVSEREGLDTIVVTGLGKDIIDRPAAESLGLTVKSMDEFLTDEECVVAPAVGTAILTEEFLRNS, from the coding sequence ATGAAAATAGCAGGTTTTGATATTGGTGGTGCAAACACTGATTTAGCTATTGTTGATTTTGATAATAATGGAGAAATAAAAAATATAGAAACTGATTTCTCATTTTTACCAATGTGGAGTGAAAATGATACACTTGAAGATGTTTTAAAAGAATTAATTGAGAATATCTGCCCTCTTGATGAACTTGATGGTGTAGGTATCTCAATGACTGCGGAACTTGTGGACGCATATAACACCAAAAAAGATGGGATATTGGATGTTGCAGGTAAATGTGAAAACGTCTTTGATGTTCCTCTAGGATACATTACTCTTGATGGTGTAAAATCTCCTGAGGATTTAAGAAAAGATCCACTTAAAGCCGCAGCTGCAAACTGGATTGCAACAGCACCAATTGCAAGTAAAATCGCTGATGATTGTATATTTGTAGATACTGGAAGTACTACAACCGATATTATCCCAGTTAAAAATGGAAAGGAATGCGCTAAAGGTCGTTCAGATATGGAAAGGTTAGGTACTGGTGAACTTGTATACACTGGTACATTAAGAACTAATCTATGTGCATTTTTAGATAAGGTCCCTCTTGAAAAGGATGGTGAAACTATTGAATATAGGGTTGGTTCTGAGCTATTTGCCGAAACCGCTGATATTTATATGGTTTTAGGTTTAATCAATCAGGATGATTATGTCTGTAATACTAATGATGGAAAGGGAAAATCTATCATCGAATGTGAAAGACGTATTGCAAGAGTGTTATGTGCAGATTTAGACATGTTAAGTGAGGATGATATTAAACAATTATCTGAAAACATTCATCAAGCTCAAATTAAACAAGTTGCAGGGGCTATTGGTGAAGTATCAGAAAGGGAAGGACTAGATACTATCGTTGTAACCGGTCTTGGTAAAGATATTATAGATAGACCTGCTGCAGAATCATTAGGTCTGACTGTTAAATCTATGGATGAATTCTTAACAGATGAGGAATGTGTTGTAGCACCTGCTGTAGGAACTGCAATATTGACTGAAGAGTTTTTAAGAAACTCTTAA
- a CDS encoding ImmA/IrrE family metallo-endopeptidase — protein sequence MEKEEKLAIRLRDRWDINTHSPIDIFPLVLDKIKDLTLLWYDMNQSISGCCCKNDKNQIIMINSNHTKGRQNFTLAHELYHLLFDGDNNWSVCGTNFNNENEILANNFASYFLLPSCGLEKFIENNNINKWNLEDIIKCEQFFQISHHSMLFRLKNEDYISQREFDKFKSSIKINAMNLGYDLTLYNESPNDKKFYMLGKLIPLVNKSYERGLISKGLMEEILIKNYRSDIVYNLKED from the coding sequence ATGGAAAAAGAAGAGAAACTAGCTATTAGGCTAAGAGATAGATGGGATATAAACACACATAGTCCAATTGATATTTTTCCATTGGTTTTAGATAAGATTAAGGATCTAACTTTGTTATGGTATGATATGAATCAATCTATTAGTGGCTGTTGTTGTAAGAATGATAAAAATCAAATAATCATGATTAATTCTAATCATACTAAGGGAAGACAGAATTTCACTTTGGCTCATGAGTTATATCATTTGTTATTTGATGGGGATAATAATTGGTCTGTTTGCGGTACTAATTTTAATAATGAAAATGAGATACTGGCTAATAACTTTGCCTCTTATTTTTTATTACCATCATGCGGATTAGAAAAGTTTATTGAAAATAATAATATTAACAAGTGGAATCTTGAAGATATTATAAAATGTGAGCAATTTTTCCAGATTAGTCATCATTCAATGTTATTTAGGCTTAAAAATGAGGATTATATATCTCAAAGAGAGTTTGATAAATTTAAGAGTTCTATAAAAATTAATGCTATGAATTTAGGCTATGATTTAACATTATATAATGAATCACCAAATGATAAGAAATTTTACATGTTAGGTAAATTGATTCCTTTGGTGAATAAAAGTTATGAAAGGGGTTTAATTTCAAAAGGTCTAATGGAGGAAATCTTAATAAAGAATTATAGATCAGATATTGTATATAATTTAAAGGAGGATTAA